The Natator depressus isolate rNatDep1 chromosome 25, rNatDep2.hap1, whole genome shotgun sequence genome includes the window ATTGTCATTCTGGGAGGGGGAGTGGAAGACAGAATGGAGCCTATAGACCTATgaaaagttgggggggggcaaACCAAGGTCTTGCAAATTGCCCCCCCCTTGCCCAATAGCACATGATGCccctgctcagcacctggcaggactgTGGCCCTATTAGGGCATTTCAGTCTCTAAGGACTCTGCTGCTCAAAACCCATAGcaggctctgcctcagtttcccctccctccaggccCACAGACCTTTATGAGGGCTTTGCCTCGCTGGGGCCCCTTATCCAGCaggctcctgctccctgcagggatCTCTTTGAGGCCTCCTGCCTGGGAGCTCTGGAGAGCTGTCACCTGCCCTTGTCCCAGCCGGCTCCATCCCCAGGCCCTCTCCCCGGTAGCTCATCCAGCCCTCCAGTTCCTTTGGGCCTATCCTAGGACTCCCCCCTGCTACACTCAGGCTGCCACTTAGAACTAGGTCTGCTGGAAGATCTAAGTCCCCTGCTCCCATCACCTGATCCCCTGCCCCCCGTTCCTGTCACCTGGGGATGGTGGTTACACCTGGCAGAGGCCAGGCTGAGCCCCGAccttttaaagggccagctcaccctgtcCCACTCTCCTAAAGCAGACCCCGCACTTTTCCAAGCTGTGCTGTATTGTCACGTAGCAAAGGTGAGCTCCGCAGGTGGGTCTGACTGAACCAAACCAAGCCCAACGGAACAGCGTGAGCAGGTTCTGTGGCCCAGGCCCTCAAAGGTGCGGAGGTGCcgaacttccattgaaatcaatgggagtttggtgtCACGAGACCTATGCGGATCTGAGCCGGTAGTCTCGTTCTGTTCTCTAGTGGAGGTGGATCTGTGATGTCCCCTTGGGAAATGGTTGACTCAGGAAATGAAGACACAGTTCGACACACAGAAAATTCAAAGTGTTGGGgctgtttccattttgcagggcTTGAAAGGGATCCATTTGCCACCAAAATTTTTGGTGCTTTTTCACCAAAATTCAAAACGGTCACCCGAATATGTTGTTTATCAAAAAAACTTGACCTTGgtggcttttcttttttaactgaaaaccaggTTTTGGGTAAATGAAAAACATCAATCATGATCAGGCTTAAAAATATCCATTAAAAACACCCCCGCAGAATTTTGTGCAAGACAgagagttttgatttttttttttttttttgcaaaaatttcagtttaaaaaaaaatgccatttttcaatgaaaaaaaatggaGGGGCAAAAACCGTCAGCCACCCTATGAGAGAGGAAAGGGgctttcccagccctcctgttgCCTTGCAGTGCATGCGTGTACTAGAGACGCAGCAAATGATGCTGCTCACCGGGTTCTCTTTACCAGTAATTAGCGACTGGCTCAAATTGGAAACCCTTCAGCCTTTGGGAACGCTGGTGCTGGatagagctgggtgacatttttcatgTGAATAATtttgctcctctcctccccccccccaaaattggaaatgtcaaaatgcttCCGGTTTTTGTTTCAGAGAGATGTTTCCTTTCAGAATTtacttaaatgtatttttaagaaaATTTACAAACATTTCCAAAAAccccaaaagcaaaacaaaaaaactttgtttGGGGTCGATCCAAACTGGTTTGTTCCATCTGAAATGaaatgggttttttgtttttctgttgcaTCAAGAAAAACTGAACTTTTTTCACTTTGGTTTAATCCAAAGCAATTGTTAAATCAAGCTTGGCTGGTTTTTCGGAAAGCTCCACTCTAGGAATTGTTTGGGGGCAGGTCTTGGGCCTGGTCAGACTACATAATCACAATGCTCCCTGCTGGCCTTGCAATCTAGGAACAATTATTTGGGGAGATTACTCAGTTCAGCCACCAAAccgaaaaatcaattatttgcccaGTCCTAACTGTGAATCCAGACTTTGAGCCCATCTCTAATAACTATGAGAAGTCCTACCCACAGTTCCTTCCCTGCAGGATTGGCTCAAGCTTTCAGTTGTATGTCTCTACCATATGGCAGTTACTCCCCCAGGGCGCCAGGAAGGTGGCACTCAGAACTTCAGCGAGTTTGTATCTCCAAGAGGCAGGTGGACAGGCACCTGCCCATGCGATGGGCAAAGGCCAGGCCACTCCAAGGCTCACGCTGTGCCGCAGCTCCAAAAGCATTGCTGTGAATTTCGATTCCCGACACTGACCAGACAAAGACGGCATGGCTATTTCTCAACTGCATCCAGTGGGGCCATTTCACACTGAGTGGGCACCGACCACGTGTAACTACCGGGCCAAGCCCAGCCCTGCTTTGCCAGAGCTGCGCGGCGAACGGTTGCGTGAATGAGCTACGCCTTGAGTCCTACAACACAGTAAGGTCGAGCTAATGCCAAGAACGATCCACGCTACAGCCGCAGAACCTCGGCCTTCCGAAGTGGAGATACTCATTAACTACACGCTTGTTACATACATGTAAACCCAGTTAATGTCAAGTGCGATCCATACAGCTCAATTGGTTTCCAAGCCCTAGGCGGAAACGTTATTTATATAATCTTAGATGCTGTTTCTGGCCTTACCCTTTTACCCTCTTATTTTTTGAAATCATGCTGCAGCTGCACTCGTTTGGGTTGCCTGTTGATAGAAACCACCTTACTTTCCCTTGggttgatttctttctttctttgcctccCGCTCCTTGTGGCTTGCTGGCTCAGAGGGAAGGACACGTTGCCTCCTAGCATGGCTCGTCTAACCCCCCAACTCAGCACTGCAGCCTGGCTGCTTAGATAAAGCCGGCTGGCTAAGCTAAAGGCCGCTTGCaagccagcccagctcagctagGAGTGCTTGGCAGTACAGATCTCCGTAGGTACATGCAGACATTCTGCTGGAGCTCTGGTGTTTGCAGGTGAAGTGCAGTGGGGCTTAGCAATGTTGCATGACAGTGGTGAGGCTGCGAGACTGCAGGGAAGCTACATTCCTGTGGCAAATGATTTGTTTAGCCAGATGAGTACGGATTAAGCCTCAGCTACGTTCGAGTCCACGGCTCCATCGAGGAGCTACCAAGCCAAGGGGACATAGCAGGCCTCCGGGTCCAGGTGTAATGTACTAGAGCAGGGTCCGAGGTGTTCCCAGCGACGGGGACCCAGCAGTCGAAGCGCCAGAGGAGATCAGACGAGCCCAAAGCCAGGAAGCGCTGCACAGATGCCAGCAGAGCTACGCCATTTgacgccagctgagaatctgtccccgggcctgattctccaccaccCTGCGCCTTGCGTTGTCACGGGCCCCTGCGCAAAGCAGGGGGGACACGCCCCCAGCCGCGGGAGTGGGGAATTCCAGCTGGGGGAgtgttttgcacccactttgcacagaggGGAGCAATGCCACAGAGCACAGGACAGAGGGCAGGTGGGCTCGTGGGGCTAGCCGTTCACTGGAGAAGCCGAGCCCGATGTGTCTTTGATTCATATTAGCTCAGTGGACTGACGAAAACAAATCCTAGATTTCTTCTGCCTCCTGCATCCAGCTGAGAGAATCCGAGAGCAGATGCTTTCCTGCCGTTCTTACTACAATTGAATTTGAAAATTGGGGTTTTTTACTAAATGTGCAAAACCGGAGTGAGGGTCAGATCCCTGCTCAGAGTCCTCagcggggcctgatcctgctgacCAACTGCTCAGTGGAGAGGGGCAAGCTAGACCCATCCCTCAGCTCTCTGGACAGATAGGTGACAATGGAAGCAGTTCTCTGCCCACAACATCACATCAGCTACCAAGAGGGGAGCCCGAACAGCCCCAGAGGTAAGGGAGCTCACGGCAGCACTGGGATGGGCCGGGCGCTAAGGATGCTGGAAAGTAACGTACATCCTGCTGGGAAGGCAGTGCTTGGGACGTAGGGACTGCCTGCCATGCACTTCTTGCTGGAGCGCACACTGCCGCCTCTCCCCACCTAACAGCTCCGAGCTCTCCCACTGGCACCCGCACCTCTCCATCTTGCGCCCCCTTCCCCACGTGCTAGCTGCCTGCTTCTGAGCGCTGGAGCCTCGTAGCGGGGTGGGAGCCGGGGGCTGGTTTAACTCTCACTGTCCTGTTTGTATCCCAGCCATGTACTCAGTGGAGATCACAGTGGAGAAGGACAGAGTAACTGGCGAGACCAAAGTCCTATCCAGCACCACCCTGCTCCCCAAGAATCATTGCCTGCAGGGGGTCAAGGTGTACGAGGATGAGATGAAAGGTACGGGCCCAAAgagcatccctccctccccaggcatCCTGGAGGCCAAGAGGGAGGTGAAGGGAGAAGGTGACTGTAGGCACTGCCAGAGGAGCATCACTGTCGGTGGCAGGGCCAGTGACCGGTCACTGCTGTCTACCACTCTCCGGCTTTCCTGGGGACTGGCAGACGGGCCCCTGCCCTAGGCTGGGGTGGATCATTGGCACCAACTACTCAGGGTTAGCAGCTAACAGCGACCACACCCTGAGTCCCCGCTCAATACCCAGCGCGATGTTGCTGTCACCGAACCAGGAGAACCTGGAGAACAGTAGTGTTCTAAGGAACAGCcagcgtggatttgtcaagaacaaatcatgccacacCAAGGTGGGTGCACAAGTGCTTGAAAGCCTGTGCTCAGAGAGGCGTGCTCAATGGTTTGCTGTCCAACTGGGAGGGAGTCTCTAGTGGCATCCTGCAGGGGCCAGCTCTGGGTCTGGCACTAGGCAATATTTTCATTCATGCCTCGGGTAAGGGAGCGGAGGGCCTGCTGCtgaaatatgcagatgacaccaagctgggaggggttgcaagcactttggaggccaGGATTAGCATTCGAAATGACCTTGAGAAATAGGAGAGTTGCTCTGAattcaacaggatgaaattcagcaaagacaagtgcaaagtgcttcactttggaaggaaaaatcaaatgcacacctACCCAATGGGGAAGGTGACAGTATTGCTGAAAGGGATCTAGGGGGCCTAGTGGATCACacgctgaatatgagtcaacagtgtgatgctgctGTGAAAAAGGCGGTTATCGTTCTGGGGTGTGTTAACCGGCGTGTCGGATGTAGGACACGGGAGGTGATGGTCCTGCTCCCCTTGGCGCTGGTGAGGCTTCATTTAGAattctgtgtccaattctgggcaccccATTTTAGGAAAgctgtgggcaaattggagagagtccagaggagagcaacaaaaatgatgaaaggttcagaaaacctgCCCTATGGGGAAAGGTTCATGAAACTgggcacatttagtcttgagaaaagacgacagAGAGAGGATCTGATAacggtcttcaaatatgtaaagggcTGGTATACAGAGGGTGGTGATCAGTTCTTTTCCATgtcctctgaagataggacaagaagcaatgggcttaatcgtcagcaagggagatttaggttcggtattaggaaaagcttttgaactctaaggggagttaagctctggaccaggcttccaagggagactCAAATCACcgttattggaggtttttaagaacaggttggaggaACCCCTGTACagctttacttggtcctgcctcggcGCAGAGGGCctgacttgatgacctctcgaggtcccttccagcccttcattgctctgattctctctcttgTTGGAGGATGTTCGATAAGCTCTTTCATGTCCCAGGATGGCCCCAGGAAATGGAGGAAAGATGCACAGGGTGCATGACCTAGTCTAGAGTTGATGCATAGATGTGTGTGGGAGGTAACGTTGTTTAGGTCGAGGCTGTGTGGTGCCATGACTTGGATGCTGGACTCCGGGTCCggttcagtccctggctctgctacttaatttgtgtgaccttgagcaagttgctTTCCCTGCccagtgcctcggtttccctagtGTGTGAAACGGGTGGATAATAAGACCTGACTTCCTAAAACGCTTTGGGGTCTGTGTTACCTTGCGCTGTCGTTAAGAGCCTTGATGACTGCAGCTATCTTTTGGCTTTTGTGTTGGGCCACCGCATCAGCTGACAGCCGCTTCCCGGGACCGTGAGCGACGGCTGTGGGGAGCGGATagcgagggggggtggggtgctaACTATCTGAACTCCGTAGTGATTTGCTGCAACCttcccctcacctcttcccaAAGCAACAATCCGCACCAGCTGCTGGGACACCTGCCCCAGCGTGGCAGAAGCTGCATGGGTTGCTGGACATGGCAGCTGAGGTGTGATGGGAGGGATCCAAATGAGTTCAGACTCTTTCGGTCAAGTGCAGCTGTGGCCTTGGTTGCCGCCCGGCGGGTGCAGGGAGGTGTTGGGGCTGCAACGAGCGAAGGCACCTTTAAAGGTTGCTTCACCCCATGTAGGGTTCTGCAGATGTTGGGGGGATCGCTTTGCAAACAAGGGGCAAACACAACCCCGTTTTCAGTGACCATCAGTCCCCGTGACTGGCTCTTATCGAGGGTGGGCTGCGACCTTCCCCGGTCCATGGGTAACCGACGCCGGCCCACAGCTACTCCACACATTGGGCTTGGATGTGTGTTGTGCTTAGATAGGTTTGTAACAGCGTGTCCACGGGGTGCCAACAGGAGCTCTGAGCTTGGGGCTCCCCTGGTATGTAGGCTGCCAAGTTTGCTCTGGTCAGGTGCTTTGGGTTTCTCTCCTGGCCTATCCCATGCTCTGTGTGGGGGTTGCACTATTCCGCTGCCTCCCATTATTCAGGACAGCAGTTGGCTACGTAGAAAAAGATGCACCGAACTAACCACGTAATGAAGAGCAGAGCCACCTTCCCTAGGGATAACATGTCATCACCATCCTGGGGAAATCAAACCCAAATGCCTTCGCCTGGAGCATGAGAGCCACCTAGCGGCTGCGTATGCTAATCTCAGGGGTGGGGATTCTTTCTTACAGATGTCCCAGGTCGTCATCCCTGTACTGAGGATGATCTAGATTATGCCTGTGGATGTATCCTAGCTGACCAATTCTAGGACTGGTTTCCTATTTAAAAGGTTTTTTCCTTTGTGGGTACCCAGTGTGATCCATCCCAAGCACTGCTTTAGAAGCGATTGGTTCTCTTCGCCTGGCTGTAGATGGGGGTTTGCTGTGGATCGCCCAAGGAATAATTCCCTGGACAGTAGCAAGTGCTGATCGGGGAGTGTTGCTGGATGACAACCGCTGTTTCTGGTGATTGGGTCGAGGGTCCAGCAAACAGCGGAGTCTGGGGCGTGTCTGCCGCTTTGAAGAGCTCAAAAGCTGCCTGACCCAGAAGGGGAGTTCTGGGTGTGGGTCAGATCGTAAACCAAGATATATCCAGCTCCAGATGGGAGCGATAATGTGAGATTAGCTCCGTAGATTCCTGCTGTCTGAATCCTAAACCCCCAGACCTGGCTTGGTTCCAAGCCTTAGTCTCACCCTATCCCAGATGCAGGCACCACCTCTCATCTCTAGACCAGCCTGGCACATGCCCCCTTGGCCTTCCTCTGAGCCCTCACTGTCTTCTCTGTCTCTCCCACAGTGGTGCACGCGGTCCACATGGAGGATGGAGCCATCGAGAACGGGGTCCACCCTCTCAGCTCCTCTGAGGTGGACGAGCTGATCCACAAGGCAGATGAGGCGAACCTGGGCGAGGTCTCCCAGAGGGACTCCAAGACCAAGGAGCGTGAAGAGGCCAAGAAGGGGGGTCCCGAGAGCAACCTGCCCAGCCAGAAGACCACGCCCCGGAAGGAGATCACTGGGGTGCAAGCCAAGCCAGTGGACAGCCCGAGAATCTTGGCCTCCGGCGAAGGGGCAGAGCCTAGCAAAGAGCAGCCAGTCACCATGATCTTCATGGGCTACCAGAACGTGGAGGACGAGAACGAGACCAAAAAAGTCCTGGGTCTGGGGGGCACCATCAAGGCTGAGCTGGTGGTGATTGACGATGCCGACACCAagccagcagcagccggagcgGCAGACTGCACGGGCAAGGACCACGCCCCACCCAACGGCAGCACCGTGGAGCCCGTGGCCGCCCTGCCGCAGAAGGAAGACAGCCAGGTCGGGGAGAAGCCAGGGGCCAACGATACAGATCCCAAGGGAGCCGATCAGGACCTAGACATGAAGAAACACCGTTGCAAATGCTGCACGGTGATGTGAAACGTCCGCCAGCTCCTTCTGACCTCCCCTCATTGTACAGCCAAAAAGGACTGCCCCCCACCTTCTGTTACCCCGTCCCTCTTAGTTCCCTAGGTTCCACAAACTCCAAGTGACACCGTATTTTATTTACTTACCAGACACAACTTCTTTTTCTTAAGAGACTGGGGAATCAAATGCAGTGTTTGTAAAGTGTATAATAGGCAGCACCATCTCCCGGCCGCGGCATCGCTCGTCTGACGTCCGCTTCCATGCAATGTGCCACTGGCACTGAATATTATATGTATTACACAcgcttattttttcccccttgcctttgtctctcccccctgctcccccgtgCCATGGTGGGGTCTCTCAGAGATCCTCAGCCCACCAGGGATGGCCATCATGGAACTCTCCCGCCTGTAGGGCTCccgttttttttattttactgatgGCTTTTCCCCTCGTTAAATGACACCCTCCGCTGTTATCCGAATGATGCTGGAGCTGATCTCactgatgtggggggaggggctcagcagagggTCATCGGACTAAGAAGCCTCCTTAGATGGTTCTTCAAAAACTGACTGCTGTTAGGACTTTCTTTCCGGCCTTatggaaggggaaggagggagaccACTCACGTCCCAGCTCTTTCTCCACACGCCCTGGCGTCAACGGGCCACGGTTTAGAAACACCCAGGCCACCTGCTCCAGCAAGACAGAAGCTCCTGTCCAGTGGCAGCTTGACTATCCCCCGCACCCCGGGTTCATTTCGACGACGGGTCTCGGGAAACCCGACGCGTCACAGACCCAGCGCCCCAAACCACAGCTCCACAAGAAGTTTGAAGCAGAGGTTTCGGCCGGCACGTGAGCTGCTGGGCCGAACTTAAATTTGGCCTGATCTTGCTGCTTAGAGTTTTTAAGCACTGACCTGAGCCTTCAAACCAGCTGCAAGATGAACTGTTTCCACGGCAAAAGGAAAAGGACACTCCCTGGAGATGAGACCTCTGCAAGGCGCGTGTGATGTTCCAACACAGCTTGGCCAAGGTCCGTGGGGGTGGTCTGTGAGATGGACCTGTTGTTTCAACACCTAAAGTTGACGTTCCAGGTGCAACGTGCAGCTCCAGAAAAATGTAGCAGTGTGAAAAATAAACAGGTCCCTGCTGGATTTCCAGGCAGCAGAATCAGTCATTCCGGAGTCACTCCTTCTCTGAAGGAACTTCTCAGTCCGTCACTCACAGTGGTGACCACAAGCCTTAAGGTACTTTATTGACCCCGCTGGTTTGAATGCCGGAACCGGGGCCTATCAGCTCCCACACCCCTGTGATGTCATGTCCTCTGCTGGTTTCTACAGAAGAGCGGCTCCTTCATTTCTTAGCTGGCTTTTCTCTGCTGGAATGACAAGGCCGTGAGGGGGCGAGGTGGTTGGAAGGACGTTGACTGCGTCTCCCCTGGCATTAACTTTTCCCTTGTAGATGCCACGCCAGTAAGGACATCGGCCACTGAGCTGATGACCAGAGATGCTCCCAGTTCTGGACAGTGGGTGAAATTGGAGGAGGTTGGCCCAAGTCATGGCCAGCGGGAGAAGGGACGGCTCGTCGGGAGTTCTGGAGGGTTGTTCTGAACATGCTTGTGGTCATTAACCTTTGGAGCCCTGGTTAGCTACAGGTAGGGCCCTGTCAGCACCTCCACCCACTCAGCACCGGCAGCCCCCTGGCATCAATGCTGTCGCCTTCTCAGTCCAGGGCAGCCCTCCCACGCAACACGCTCGTGTGGACAAAGTCTGAGCCCTCCCAGTCCCTTGGCTTGTCCTCACTCGAGCCAGTGAGCCAGGTGCCTTATTGCTGGTTGGGTGGGGGGATTATGATTTGCCTTTGGCATCACCTAGTGGCATTGATGGGTCCCCTCGAGCCAGTTGCTCGTTCAGCATATTCGGCCCTGGCAAAGCAAAAGGGTTTTCGCTTTGTGGCCAAGGAGCCCAGCAAATGGCTTTGAAGGGGTGCATAGTTGGGCAGCTGCCACAATTGCTTGGAGACGCCCCTAAaccaggccccaatcctgccctCCTTGATACCTGTGCAGGCCTGCTGACACTAATGGGGTTGTACCAGCTGCACCTGAAAGCAGAACCACCCCCACTCCCACGTAAAGAGATGGGGCCGGATTCTACTCTCGGCTACCCGCTGACTGCTGTGGGTCTGCTCCAGAGCTTGGGGACTCCTCTGGGGGTCACTCACAGAGGTTCCCCCCCTCAGAATATGTTTATTCTTTAACGCTGTTATGGTGAAGGAGGGTACCTGGTTTTTTAAGCAGCTAAGTGAGTGGCGATGCTTTGCGCggctcagagcaggggaaacTTTAGTTCTTTTGCTGCTCCTGGTTCGAGTTTGTAGCTGGCTGCTGGGCCCCAGCCACCTCCAGGGAGCTTCCGGTTCTTCTCCAGGCTGACGTCTGTTCTCGGGAACACCTCGCGGGAGCTCTTCAGAACAGATGCCTCCCTGATCCCTAATCGTTTTCCTTGCACCCACTCTCCCTGCAGCGCAGAGCTGTGGGCGTGGCAAGATCAGGCACTCGCTCCCCTGATCACGCCCGATGAATTGCAGGCCagaccccagctggtgtaaattgccggAGCGCCGTCAACTTCAGTGGAGCGATGCCAGCtcactgacaccagctgaggatctaccccGGGTTCTGCCGCAGAGCATGACCCGGGAGGCagttctgctctgccacagccagATTGGCAAGGATGCTGCAGGTCCCCCAAAGGCAGCTTGTTGGCTGGCTGCCTTTGGGCCCGCATCCAGGTGGGCGGCCCTTTCCTGCAGAGTGGGTTCCATAGGGGAGGCAATGGGAGTTCAGGATAAACCCCGTCCAGCAGAACAAATCAAGCAATGGGCCACGACCCAGTGGTGCCAGTTGAATGCAGGCTCGGAGGTAGTGGTGAGACCACATGGATCGTGTCCTAGGGCTACTGCATGCGGGTCTCGGGTCTCCTTTGCTGTGACAGGGGCTGACACAGGACATGCTGTCGGGTTGGTGGTCGCTCTAGAGACTGGAGCTTGTGTAGCGCTCATTGCGCAAGGAGAAGCTAGCGCTCACTTCGTGTTTGGATCGGGACGGCAGAGTCAGGGATGCATTGGAGCTGGGTCATTCATCTGCAGTGAATCATTTATCGATACGACTTTAGACCTTTTTCCCACTCCGCAGACAGACTTTGATGCTGATTGCAAATTTGCTCGTTACTGGAAACAGGTCGACGAACGCTCAGTGAAAACGAGCTTCCGCCAGCGAGATGTTGGCAGACCACTCGCTCCGGGAGCTTGGCATTAAGCGGGGCATCAGGTTGCGGACCTGAGTCGTTGGTATCGCCTCGGCTTTCCAGCTGGAGTGTTGAAATTTGTTCTGAGTGGGGACGAGGGAAGAGATTTGAGGAGGTGCCCCAGGAACGCTTCCTGCACGGAGCACATGTTTGCACGCGCGTGAGCGAGCCGTGAGCTTCCCAGGAACGTTCCTGCAGACAAAGGAACATGAAAGCTTTTGGGCATGTTGGCGGTAATCACGCCTAATGCCCTCAAGGTCAATCTGGgcgccagatctccagctggggtGACTCGACTTGGTTCCATTGGAGTCACTGGGTCAgatccattgactccagtggattTATGCTTTCggagggcctggccccaggagtgGATGAATGCGTTTTATTTGTTGAAAATGTTTGCCCGGCACTAGAGgctatggggccagatcctcacctggtgtaaatgggAAGCCCAATGGCGTTATGCCAGTTGATGCCAGCTGTGTGGTGCATTGGGGCCATCACCGCCATCTTTCCGCCAGGATGTAGGAACGCGGGTTCCAGGTTGGCCAGTTAACGGGTAGGTGATAAGTGTGGGGA containing:
- the PALM gene encoding paralemmin-1 isoform X1; the encoded protein is MEITEAGAIQQERLQAIAEKRKRQIEIENKRRQLEDDRRQLQHLKSKALRERWLLEGAPSSASEEDEAMKKQMQEDEVKTKELEETIQRLEKELEILENEDSAPSTKEKLGKEAAVTAKEEKAANAQKTPLGIAKAEQKISNSPLKLVEATDMMKAAMYSVEITVEKDRVTGETKVLSSTTLLPKNHCLQGVKVYEDEMKVVHAVHMEDGAIENGVHPLSSSEVDELIHKADEANLGEVSQRDSKTKEREEAKKGGPESNLPSQKTTPRKEITGVQAKPVDSPRILASGEGAEPSKEQPVTMIFMGYQNVEDENETKKVLGLGGTIKAELVVIDDADTKPAAAGAADCTGKDHAPPNGSTVEPVAALPQKEDSQVGEKPGANDTDPKGADQDLDMKKHRCKCCTVM
- the PALM gene encoding paralemmin-1 isoform X2 encodes the protein MEITEAGAIQQERLQAIAEKRKRQIEIENKRRQLEDDRRQLQHLKSKALRERWLLEGAPSSASEEDEAMKKQMQEDEVKTKELEETIQRLEKELEILENEDSAPSTKEKLGKEAAVTAKEEKAANAQKTPLGIAKAEQKISNSPLKLVEATDMMKAVVHAVHMEDGAIENGVHPLSSSEVDELIHKADEANLGEVSQRDSKTKEREEAKKGGPESNLPSQKTTPRKEITGVQAKPVDSPRILASGEGAEPSKEQPVTMIFMGYQNVEDENETKKVLGLGGTIKAELVVIDDADTKPAAAGAADCTGKDHAPPNGSTVEPVAALPQKEDSQVGEKPGANDTDPKGADQDLDMKKHRCKCCTVM